A genomic segment from Rubrobacter tropicus encodes:
- the rpmI gene encoding 50S ribosomal protein L35, with amino-acid sequence MPKMKTHKGAAGRFQVGKKGRLKRRRAGHNHILEKKSRKRKRRLNTETIIHAHDEKKLKRLLGVR; translated from the coding sequence ATGCCGAAGATGAAGACCCACAAGGGCGCTGCCGGGCGCTTTCAGGTAGGCAAGAAGGGCCGCCTGAAGCGACGCCGGGCGGGCCACAACCACATCCTGGAGAAGAAGAGCCGCAAGCGCAAGCGGCGGCTCAACACCGAGACCATCATCCACGCCCACGACGAGAAGAAGCTCAAGCGTCTGCTGGGGGTGAGGTAG
- a CDS encoding CAP domain-containing protein has translation MQIGIARVILAGMEMMRTTPKSARATRHRWWVLVLITVLLSTLVLTGRGDASTAYDSEELQFLGLINDYRKENGLRPLLLSDTLTVSSERHSEDMADYGFFAHNTEKSSYYPAASEPWDRMEAEGYRYNTAKGENLAVGYETAEEAMKAWQESPSHNEAMLDGNYRVMGVARINAPGSVHGWYWTTDFGGHVDPSAHAAGESPDPEKQAPKPADKPATPPTAPAEESSEPFRDTNELENGAMGKLGVWSQRARDGADLVLQEGYARLGGYHDGVDELRQRIRVGEDSRLAYDLKIRTGGDQPADRMAVRLTDGQGKTLAVLEEYTGREAVAWERERVDLSRFADRTLFLSFHAQTNGDGITTFQVDKVSLAR, from the coding sequence ATGCAGATCGGCATCGCACGCGTCATACTGGCCGGCATGGAGATGATGAGGACCACGCCAAAGAGCGCCCGCGCCACCCGCCATCGGTGGTGGGTCCTGGTCCTCATCACCGTGCTTCTCTCGACGCTGGTCCTTACCGGTCGGGGCGACGCTTCCACAGCCTACGACTCCGAAGAGCTGCAGTTTCTCGGCCTCATAAACGACTACCGCAAGGAGAATGGTCTGCGGCCCCTGCTTCTCTCGGACACGCTCACGGTCTCCTCCGAGCGTCACTCCGAGGACATGGCCGACTACGGCTTCTTCGCCCACAACACCGAGAAAAGTTCCTATTACCCCGCGGCCTCCGAGCCCTGGGACCGCATGGAGGCCGAGGGCTACCGCTACAACACCGCCAAGGGGGAGAACCTGGCGGTCGGCTACGAGACGGCCGAGGAGGCGATGAAGGCGTGGCAGGAGAGCCCCTCGCACAACGAGGCCATGCTCGACGGCAACTACCGCGTGATGGGCGTCGCCCGGATCAACGCGCCCGGAAGCGTCCACGGCTGGTACTGGACCACGGACTTCGGCGGCCACGTCGACCCGAGCGCCCACGCCGCCGGTGAGAGCCCCGACCCCGAAAAGCAGGCGCCCAAACCCGCGGATAAGCCCGCGACTCCTCCCACCGCGCCTGCGGAAGAATCCTCCGAGCCCTTCAGGGACACGAACGAGCTCGAGAACGGGGCCATGGGCAAGCTCGGGGTCTGGAGCCAGCGGGCCAGGGACGGGGCGGATCTCGTCCTCCAAGAGGGCTACGCCCGCCTCGGCGGCTATCACGACGGGGTCGACGAGTTGCGGCAGAGGATCCGGGTGGGCGAAGACTCCAGGCTCGCCTACGACCTCAAGATCAGGACCGGGGGCGACCAGCCCGCCGACCGGATGGCCGTACGCCTCACGGACGGGCAGGGTAAGACCTTGGCCGTGCTGGAGGAATACACCGGGCGCGAGGCCGTCGCCTGGGAGCGGGAGCGGGTCGACCTCTCTCGATTCGCGGACCGGACGCTCTTCCTAAGCTTCCACGCCCAGACCAACGGAGACGGGATCACGACTTTCCAGGTGGACAAGGTCTCCCTCGCCCGTTGA
- a CDS encoding YIP1 family protein, with protein MEFETGGRPDPSGSGGSGGGTGTRPPGMSASAGNEFDYRDPVGTFVGATRGVLTRPVDFFRGMARQGDFLNPALYALICYEIYAVLGGIIGLLFGSIGSLGAGTAGEQAAGVATSFGGFIAGVVLAPFFAALILLIMAGIKHLLVILIVGSSNAGFEATLRVQSYAFATRVFWWVPILGSLAGFVYGIYLSVVGIREVHATTTGKAALVVLIPVGVVLILALLLAAVIGAAIFTLLQQQV; from the coding sequence ATGGAGTTCGAGACGGGAGGACGGCCAGATCCGTCCGGTTCCGGGGGTTCGGGCGGAGGGACGGGCACGCGACCGCCCGGTATGTCCGCGTCCGCGGGGAATGAGTTTGACTACAGGGACCCGGTTGGGACCTTCGTTGGGGCCACCAGGGGTGTTCTCACCCGGCCGGTCGACTTTTTCCGCGGTATGGCGAGGCAGGGAGACTTCCTCAACCCCGCGCTATACGCCCTGATCTGTTACGAGATCTACGCCGTTCTGGGCGGGATCATTGGGCTGTTGTTCGGAAGTATCGGCTCCTTAGGCGCCGGCACTGCCGGCGAGCAGGCCGCGGGCGTGGCGACGTCTTTCGGGGGTTTCATAGCGGGAGTAGTGCTCGCCCCCTTCTTCGCGGCGCTGATACTGCTCATCATGGCAGGCATCAAGCACCTGCTGGTGATCCTGATAGTGGGCTCCTCCAACGCGGGCTTCGAGGCGACGCTGCGCGTCCAGTCCTACGCTTTCGCCACGAGGGTATTCTGGTGGGTGCCCATACTAGGTTCCTTGGCGGGCTTCGTTTACGGCATCTACCTGTCCGTCGTCGGAATCCGCGAGGTTCACGCCACCACGACGGGCAAAGCGGCCCTGGTGGTCCTGATACCCGTGGGCGTCGTGCTGATCCTCGCGCTCTTGCTGGCCGCGGTGATAGGCGCCGCGATCTTCACGCTCCTCCAGCAGCAAGTCTAG
- a CDS encoding GtrA family protein has protein sequence MSKRAKIKSGGLRFSKFSLVGLSNAVVDIGVLNLFLWLQPTREVSVLVLYNGVALVLANVNSYVGNTLWTFRGRAEHNLRQTSLFILQALINISISNGLFWVLIHPLLVDTDIPAYLVGNVAKIVSVVVASVISFFLLRYVVFSRKRWFNGRL, from the coding sequence GTGAGCAAGCGCGCCAAGATCAAGAGCGGCGGCCTCCGGTTCTCGAAGTTCTCCCTCGTCGGGCTGTCGAACGCCGTCGTCGATATCGGGGTACTGAACCTTTTCCTGTGGCTGCAGCCGACCAGGGAAGTTTCGGTGCTCGTCCTCTACAACGGCGTCGCGCTCGTGCTGGCGAACGTGAACAGTTACGTGGGCAATACCCTGTGGACGTTCCGGGGGAGGGCCGAGCACAATTTGCGCCAGACCTCGCTCTTCATATTGCAGGCGCTCATCAACATCAGCATCAGCAACGGGCTGTTCTGGGTGCTGATCCACCCGCTTCTGGTCGACACGGACATACCTGCCTACCTCGTCGGGAACGTCGCCAAGATCGTCTCCGTGGTGGTTGCGTCGGTGATCAGCTTCTTCCTCCTGCGCTACGTGGTGTTCTCCCGCAAACGCTGGTTCAACGGTCGCTTGTAA
- the rplT gene encoding 50S ribosomal protein L20 → MARTARSVHARKKRRKVLEQAKGYRGTKHSSYKRAKEQVWKSGVYAYQGRKQRKRDFRSLWIQRINAGAREHGMSYSQLIHGLRLAEIDLDRKILADLAATEPEIFAGIVAQAKNALSGNPVESRVAVERKPEPRPRPKARRKPAAQAAPAPQPATEEPEAAPETEAAGDEQPDVEATEAAERRAEELDVDLESIDEGSGAEGRVLVEDVEEAAEEEGKVHATDAAERKAEELGVDLADVEGTGQEGRITVGDVEKAAKDGEDG, encoded by the coding sequence ATGGCGCGCACCGCGAGAAGCGTCCACGCCCGCAAGAAGCGCCGGAAGGTGCTCGAGCAGGCGAAAGGCTACAGGGGGACCAAGCACAGCTCGTACAAGCGGGCCAAAGAGCAGGTCTGGAAGAGCGGGGTCTATGCGTACCAGGGGCGCAAGCAGCGCAAGCGGGACTTCCGCTCGCTCTGGATCCAGCGCATCAACGCCGGCGCCCGCGAGCACGGCATGTCCTACTCGCAGCTGATCCACGGCCTTCGCCTGGCCGAGATCGACCTGGACCGCAAGATCCTGGCCGACCTCGCCGCAACGGAACCGGAGATCTTCGCGGGCATCGTCGCCCAGGCGAAGAACGCCTTGAGCGGCAACCCCGTCGAATCCCGCGTCGCCGTCGAGCGCAAACCCGAGCCGCGGCCCAGGCCGAAGGCGCGCAGGAAGCCCGCCGCCCAGGCCGCACCGGCGCCGCAGCCGGCGACCGAAGAACCCGAAGCAGCGCCAGAGACGGAGGCCGCCGGCGACGAGCAGCCCGACGTCGAGGCCACGGAGGCCGCGGAGCGCAGGGCCGAGGAGCTCGACGTGGACCTCGAATCCATAGACGAGGGTTCCGGCGCCGAGGGGCGCGTCCTGGTTGAAGACGTAGAAGAGGCCGCGGAGGAAGAGGGCAAGGTACACGCCACCGATGCCGCCGAGCGCAAGGCCGAAGAGCTCGGGGTGGACCTCGCCGACGTCGAGGGGACGGGCCAGGAAGGCCGCATCACCGTTGGCGACGTGGAAAAGGCCGCGAAGGACGGGGAAGACGGCTAG
- a CDS encoding isocitrate/isopropylmalate dehydrogenase family protein produces the protein MAQTVTLIPGDGIGPDLTDSVKEVIGALDVGIEWEIAEAGEAVMDREGTPLPESVLESIRRNKVAIKGPLTTPVGTGFRSVNVALRKELDLYANIRPSLSLPGIETPHENIDLIIYRENTEDLYAGVEHMVGKHAAESIKIITREGTERICRMAFERSKEQGRKHITVIHKANIMKFTDGLFRDVFFEVSKDYENDFEEIDDRIVDNMAMQLVTKPNLYDVLVCPNLYGDILSDLCAGLTGGLGVAPGANIGEEIAVFEPVHGSAPKYAGQNRANPLATLLSAKEMLIHLGQSEAADRMQTGIEAALKNPETRTKDLGGSAGTKEFTQAIISNL, from the coding sequence GTGGCGCAGACGGTTACTCTTATACCCGGTGACGGCATCGGGCCGGATCTTACGGACTCCGTCAAGGAGGTCATCGGCGCGCTCGACGTAGGTATCGAGTGGGAGATCGCCGAGGCCGGCGAGGCGGTCATGGACAGGGAGGGCACGCCCCTTCCCGAGTCCGTGCTGGAATCCATCCGGCGCAACAAGGTAGCCATCAAGGGCCCCCTGACCACCCCGGTCGGGACGGGCTTCCGCTCCGTGAACGTGGCTTTGCGCAAGGAACTCGACCTCTACGCCAACATCAGGCCGAGCCTGAGCCTGCCGGGGATAGAGACGCCGCACGAGAACATAGACCTGATCATCTACCGCGAGAACACCGAAGACCTCTACGCCGGCGTCGAGCACATGGTCGGCAAGCACGCCGCCGAGTCGATCAAGATCATCACCCGCGAGGGCACGGAACGCATCTGCCGCATGGCCTTCGAGCGCTCCAAAGAACAGGGCCGCAAGCACATAACCGTGATCCACAAGGCGAACATAATGAAGTTCACGGACGGCCTCTTCCGGGACGTCTTTTTCGAGGTCTCCAAGGACTACGAGAACGACTTCGAGGAGATCGACGACCGCATCGTGGACAACATGGCGATGCAGCTCGTCACGAAGCCGAACCTCTACGACGTGCTCGTCTGCCCGAACCTCTACGGCGACATACTCTCCGACCTGTGCGCCGGCCTTACCGGGGGCCTGGGCGTGGCCCCGGGGGCGAACATCGGGGAGGAGATCGCGGTCTTCGAGCCGGTCCACGGCTCCGCTCCGAAGTACGCGGGCCAGAACCGCGCCAACCCGCTCGCGACGCTTCTATCGGCCAAGGAGATGCTGATACACCTCGGCCAGTCCGAGGCCGCCGACCGGATGCAGACCGGCATCGAGGCGGCCCTAAAGAACCCCGAGACGCGCACCAAGGACCTCGGAGGCAGCGCGGGCACCAAAGAGTTCACGCAGGCCATCATCTCGAACCTGTAG
- a CDS encoding geranylgeranyl reductase family protein, with protein sequence MSERYDLVVVGAGPGGSSTAYHASRAGLKTLLLDRQDFPRDKPCGDGLMPHAANEVAMMGLGDWLDEPHHGRFSGFSIFTKTAKIRQGVPPTLHGPHGYVIRREETDAKLLERATGAGAEFLPRTRATKLLRSPAGDVTGLAAQNGGAVEFDAPLVVVADGVGGFESQMKAHQNAVARRQYFRGVNGPDKEDIHVFITEDMNAQGAGYGWVFYLGDGRANVGAGVSTRALQKTGRNLKDYFDRFLEEPRMAEWLRNAEPEGPAKSWSLKMGMWGAKLHGQGVMTVGDAASLIHPISGEGVGYAIESGRLAAAWSHEAHGRKDFSASVLSGYARQLRRQRAREHLSGHALVNLVPNLGLLEPLFKACERDREASRALIESFTGDAPVYSLLKHPATFATALKDVVGDRLRG encoded by the coding sequence ATGAGCGAGCGCTACGATCTCGTCGTCGTGGGCGCCGGCCCCGGCGGCTCCTCCACGGCCTATCACGCCTCCAGAGCCGGGCTCAAGACCCTGCTTCTCGACCGTCAGGATTTCCCGCGGGATAAACCTTGCGGGGATGGCCTGATGCCGCACGCGGCGAACGAGGTGGCGATGATGGGACTCGGGGATTGGCTCGACGAGCCGCACCACGGCCGGTTCAGCGGGTTCTCGATCTTCACGAAAACGGCCAAGATTCGGCAGGGCGTCCCCCCCACCTTGCACGGCCCGCATGGGTACGTCATCCGGCGCGAAGAGACCGACGCGAAGCTGCTGGAACGGGCCACGGGTGCTGGGGCCGAGTTCCTCCCCCGCACCCGCGCCACGAAGCTCCTCCGCTCCCCGGCCGGCGATGTAACGGGCCTCGCCGCCCAGAACGGGGGGGCCGTTGAATTCGACGCGCCGCTCGTCGTGGTCGCGGACGGCGTCGGGGGCTTCGAATCACAGATGAAGGCCCACCAGAACGCGGTGGCCCGCCGCCAGTACTTCCGCGGCGTGAATGGCCCTGATAAGGAAGACATCCACGTCTTTATAACGGAGGACATGAACGCCCAGGGCGCGGGCTACGGCTGGGTCTTCTACCTCGGGGACGGGAGGGCCAACGTGGGGGCAGGCGTCTCGACGAGGGCCCTCCAGAAGACCGGCCGGAACCTGAAGGATTACTTCGACCGTTTCCTGGAGGAGCCGCGGATGGCCGAATGGCTCAGGAACGCGGAACCCGAGGGGCCGGCGAAGAGCTGGTCGCTCAAGATGGGGATGTGGGGGGCGAAGCTTCACGGTCAGGGCGTAATGACCGTCGGGGACGCGGCGAGCCTGATCCACCCAATAAGCGGCGAAGGCGTCGGATACGCCATAGAATCCGGCCGCCTGGCCGCCGCCTGGTCCCACGAGGCCCATGGTCGCAAGGACTTCTCGGCGTCCGTTCTCTCTGGTTACGCCCGCCAGCTCCGGCGCCAGCGGGCCCGCGAACACCTCTCGGGCCACGCGCTCGTGAACCTCGTTCCCAACCTGGGCCTGCTGGAACCGCTGTTCAAGGCCTGCGAGCGGGACCGGGAGGCGAGCCGCGCGCTGATCGAGAGCTTCACCGGGGACGCCCCCGTCTATAGCCTGCTGAAACACCCGGCCACGTTCGCGACCGCGCTAAAAGACGTGGTGGGCGACCGCCTGCGCGGGTAG
- the thrS gene encoding threonine--tRNA ligase: MPSITLPDGKQLDVEPGARALDVVERIGPRLARDAVVAKIDGEVVDLDSPIDGGGALEVITKDSPEGLEVLRHSTAHAMAQAILELFPGSKLTLGPPIENGFFYDIEVEGRITDEDLPRIEERMREIVARDLPVTREEVSKGEAERLYEDNPYKKEIIAGLEDGDITVYRQGDFFDLCRGPHVQSTGRLGAFKLQNIAGAYWRGDEKNPMLTRVYGTAWPTEKELKAYLRRLEEARARDHRKIGKDLDLFTFSPDVGGGIPLFLPKGEMLRHLMEGYVRDVQTRHGYDHVWTGHLVNESLYEKSGHLEHYVDSMFPPMVEGETHYRLKPMNCPSHMTLFNSRAHSYRDLPLRYAEFATLYRYEKSGELNGLTRVRSLTQDDAHVFCTEDQVQEEFARALEIVREVLDTYGFDEYRVQLSMRDPDDSKYIADEQKWARAEQELREALDAAGIDYDEEAGEAAFYGPKADFMAKDVLGREWQLSTIQVDFLQPLRLGCEYVGEDGKEHTPVLLHRAVTGSTERFLGVLIEHYAGAFPVWLSPVQAVVIPVSDRHNDYAHEVRDQLAEAGIRVEVDDAQNSMQKKIRENARQKIPYLLIVGDNEAEAGTVNVRRRGEKRQEEAPVAEFVEAVREQVRSRE, from the coding sequence ATGCCCTCCATCACCCTCCCAGACGGCAAGCAGTTGGACGTAGAACCCGGCGCCAGAGCGCTCGACGTGGTCGAGCGCATCGGCCCACGCCTGGCCCGCGACGCCGTGGTCGCGAAGATCGACGGCGAGGTCGTCGATCTTGACTCGCCGATAGACGGTGGGGGCGCGTTAGAGGTCATTACGAAGGACTCTCCTGAAGGCCTCGAAGTGCTACGGCATTCGACGGCCCACGCGATGGCGCAGGCGATCCTGGAGCTCTTTCCGGGCAGCAAGCTGACCCTCGGGCCTCCGATAGAGAACGGCTTCTTCTACGACATCGAGGTGGAGGGACGCATCACGGACGAGGATCTGCCGCGCATCGAGGAGCGGATGCGCGAGATCGTCGCCCGCGACCTGCCGGTCACCCGCGAGGAGGTCTCGAAGGGCGAGGCCGAGCGGCTCTACGAAGACAACCCGTACAAGAAAGAGATAATCGCTGGCCTGGAAGACGGGGACATTACCGTCTACCGTCAGGGAGATTTCTTCGACCTCTGCCGCGGCCCGCACGTTCAGAGCACGGGCAGGCTCGGGGCCTTCAAGCTCCAGAACATAGCGGGGGCCTACTGGCGGGGGGACGAGAAGAACCCGATGCTCACCCGCGTCTACGGCACGGCCTGGCCGACGGAGAAGGAGCTAAAGGCCTACCTCAGGCGTCTGGAGGAGGCGAGGGCGCGGGACCACCGCAAGATCGGCAAGGACCTGGACCTGTTCACGTTCTCCCCGGACGTCGGCGGCGGGATTCCCCTCTTCCTGCCGAAGGGGGAGATGCTTCGACACCTGATGGAGGGCTACGTCCGCGACGTGCAGACCCGTCACGGTTACGACCACGTCTGGACCGGGCACCTCGTCAACGAGTCGCTCTACGAGAAGAGCGGGCACCTGGAGCACTACGTCGACTCCATGTTCCCGCCTATGGTCGAGGGTGAGACCCACTACCGACTCAAGCCGATGAACTGCCCGAGCCACATGACGCTCTTCAACTCCCGCGCCCACTCGTACAGGGACCTGCCGCTACGCTACGCCGAGTTCGCGACGCTATACCGTTACGAGAAGAGCGGCGAGCTAAACGGTTTGACGCGGGTAAGGAGCCTCACGCAAGACGACGCCCACGTCTTCTGCACCGAGGATCAGGTCCAGGAGGAGTTCGCCCGCGCCCTCGAAATAGTGCGCGAGGTACTCGACACCTACGGGTTCGACGAGTACCGGGTCCAGCTCTCCATGCGCGATCCGGACGACAGCAAGTACATAGCAGACGAGCAGAAGTGGGCCAGGGCCGAGCAGGAGCTGCGCGAGGCGCTCGACGCCGCCGGCATCGACTACGACGAGGAGGCCGGGGAGGCTGCCTTCTACGGCCCCAAGGCAGACTTCATGGCGAAGGATGTGCTGGGTCGGGAGTGGCAGCTCTCCACGATCCAGGTCGACTTCCTCCAGCCCTTGCGCCTCGGGTGCGAGTACGTGGGCGAAGACGGCAAGGAGCACACGCCCGTGCTTCTCCACCGGGCGGTGACCGGCTCCACGGAGAGGTTCCTAGGCGTTTTGATCGAGCACTACGCCGGCGCTTTCCCCGTCTGGCTCTCGCCGGTGCAGGCCGTCGTCATCCCCGTCTCCGACCGGCACAACGATTACGCCCACGAGGTCAGGGATCAGCTGGCAGAGGCGGGAATCCGGGTCGAGGTGGACGACGCTCAGAACAGCATGCAAAAGAAGATCCGGGAGAACGCCCGGCAGAAGATCCCCTACCTCCTCATCGTCGGCGACAACGAGGCCGAGGCAGGGACCGTGAACGTCCGCCGCCGGGGCGAGAAGCGGCAGGAAGAGGCGCCGGTCGCGGAGTTCGTAGAGGCCGTTCGGGAGCAGGTGCGCTCGCGAGAATAG
- a CDS encoding TrmH family RNA methyltransferase → MATWKRPRRTGKTASTWYEISPKRAAKLNAKKHREAERLFLAEGETLIRESPEPPVRTFESEAEVRRVSALKTPTGPVGVFPFLDVTVEELLSARDRIVLLHGVQDPGNVGTVIRGAHAFGAGVALSTGCADLYNPKTVRASMGSIFHAPVAREIDTVEFLNGADAAGFRTVAAVPDGGDAPGSSLDGKSVLVVGSEGSGLPLGVLERCLTRVSLPSQAASLNAAVAASILLYHAYARVLG, encoded by the coding sequence TTGGCGACGTGGAAAAGGCCGCGAAGGACGGGGAAGACGGCTAGCACCTGGTACGAGATCTCGCCCAAAAGGGCGGCGAAACTCAACGCCAAGAAGCACAGGGAGGCCGAGAGGCTCTTCCTTGCGGAGGGGGAGACTCTGATCCGGGAGTCCCCAGAACCCCCGGTGCGAACCTTCGAATCCGAAGCGGAAGTGCGCCGCGTATCCGCGCTGAAGACCCCGACCGGTCCGGTCGGGGTCTTCCCATTTCTCGACGTTACTGTTGAGGAACTGCTCTCCGCCCGGGACCGTATCGTCCTCCTGCACGGCGTCCAGGACCCCGGAAACGTCGGCACGGTGATACGCGGCGCCCACGCTTTCGGGGCGGGGGTGGCGCTCTCGACGGGTTGTGCCGACCTCTACAACCCGAAGACCGTGAGGGCCAGCATGGGCTCCATCTTTCACGCCCCGGTCGCCCGGGAGATCGACACCGTCGAGTTCCTGAACGGGGCAGACGCCGCCGGCTTTCGGACGGTCGCGGCGGTGCCGGATGGGGGAGACGCGCCGGGTTCTTCGCTCGACGGCAAGTCGGTGCTGGTAGTCGGCTCGGAGGGCTCGGGCCTCCCGTTGGGGGTGTTGGAGAGGTGCCTGACGCGGGTGAGCTTGCCGTCGCAGGCGGCCTCGCTCAACGCGGCGGTGGCGGCTTCGATCCTGCTCTACCACGCTTATGCGCGTGTGCTAGGATAG
- the pheS gene encoding phenylalanine--tRNA ligase subunit alpha — translation MMASDRIEELKNAALSAVRDAGTTADLEGVRVRFLGRSAELTGIKKGIGNLSPDERKEVGRSANLASREIEGALAERTEALAAAERGARLQREAVDVTLPGVPFPGGHLHPSQRIIDEVVDFFVGLGYGVAEGPEAETDYYNFTALGIPPGHPARTMQDTFFLDEGLVLRTHTSPVQVRTMLSQEPPVYVVCPGRTYRRDSDPTHTPMFHQIEGLAVDRGLTLGHLKGTLAAMARHVFGEEVAVRLRPSYFQFTEPSVELDVSCFRCGGSDPNCKICKGAGWLEMLGAGMVDPDVLEGAGYDSEEYTGFAFGMGPDRMAMAKYGIPDLRLFFEGDLRFLRQF, via the coding sequence ATGATGGCCTCGGACCGCATAGAAGAGCTCAAGAACGCGGCGCTCTCCGCCGTGCGAGACGCCGGCACCACGGCCGATCTCGAAGGCGTCCGGGTACGCTTTCTCGGCAGGTCGGCGGAGCTTACCGGGATCAAGAAGGGCATCGGTAACCTCTCCCCGGACGAGCGTAAAGAGGTCGGCAGGTCGGCGAACCTCGCCTCGCGGGAGATCGAGGGCGCGCTGGCGGAGAGGACCGAGGCGCTCGCCGCCGCCGAGCGCGGGGCCCGCCTGCAGAGGGAGGCCGTGGACGTTACTCTGCCGGGCGTGCCTTTCCCCGGGGGGCACCTGCACCCATCGCAGAGGATCATCGACGAGGTCGTGGACTTCTTCGTGGGCCTTGGGTACGGCGTTGCGGAGGGGCCCGAGGCCGAGACCGACTACTACAACTTTACCGCGCTCGGCATCCCGCCCGGCCACCCGGCGCGCACGATGCAGGACACGTTCTTTCTGGACGAGGGGCTCGTGCTGAGGACGCACACCTCGCCGGTGCAGGTGAGGACCATGCTCTCCCAGGAGCCGCCGGTCTACGTGGTCTGCCCTGGGCGGACCTACAGGCGCGACTCCGACCCGACCCACACGCCGATGTTCCACCAGATCGAGGGCCTCGCGGTCGACCGCGGCCTCACCCTCGGTCACCTCAAGGGGACGCTCGCGGCGATGGCGCGGCACGTCTTCGGCGAGGAGGTCGCGGTCAGGCTCAGGCCGAGCTACTTCCAGTTCACCGAGCCGAGCGTGGAGCTCGACGTCAGCTGCTTCCGGTGTGGTGGGAGCGACCCCAACTGCAAGATCTGCAAGGGCGCCGGTTGGCTGGAGATGCTCGGCGCGGGCATGGTGGACCCCGACGTCCTCGAGGGGGCCGGCTACGACTCCGAGGAGTACACGGGCTTCGCCTTCGGGATGGGGCCCGACCGGATGGCGATGGCGAAGTACGGCATCCCGGACCTGCGTCTCTTCTTCGAGGGCGACCTCCGCTTTCTGCGTCAGTTTTAG
- a CDS encoding glycosyltransferase family 4 protein yields the protein MRVAIFTETFVPALDGVVTRLRSTIDELLKVGDEMMVIAPSYGEGPAYYHDVPIHRVASVPFPPYPQIKLAPSNPRVGLALKKFKPDLIHAVNPFVLGSGAPFFARRLGVPLVASYHTNVTTYARFYGLGIGEKAGRWWTRTLHNRARINLCTSETTRKYLSEDGIERLHVWPQGVDTMRFHPKKRSEKWRYKLSGGRPDAPVLLYVGRLGREKSIGSLKEVLRALPGARLALVGDGPARGELEEEFAGMPAVFTGTRRGEELTAAYASADALVFPSTTETLGLAMLEALSSGLPVIAARAGASHEVVTDGESGLLYEPGDSASLVAACRRVLSDADLRARLGEGARATADNKDWEAATRALRGYYEMALADG from the coding sequence ATGCGAGTCGCGATCTTCACGGAGACCTTCGTGCCGGCATTGGACGGGGTCGTTACGCGGCTGAGGAGCACGATAGACGAGCTCCTCAAAGTGGGCGACGAGATGATGGTGATCGCGCCCAGTTATGGAGAGGGCCCGGCCTACTACCACGACGTTCCGATCCACCGCGTCGCGAGCGTGCCGTTCCCCCCGTACCCGCAGATAAAGCTCGCCCCGAGCAACCCGCGCGTGGGACTGGCCCTCAAAAAGTTCAAGCCCGACCTGATCCACGCCGTCAACCCTTTCGTTCTCGGAAGCGGCGCCCCTTTTTTCGCCCGCCGGTTGGGGGTCCCGCTCGTCGCCTCCTACCACACGAACGTCACTACCTACGCCCGGTTCTACGGTCTGGGGATCGGCGAGAAGGCGGGACGTTGGTGGACGCGAACGCTGCACAACAGGGCGCGGATCAACCTCTGCACCTCCGAGACAACTCGAAAGTACCTGAGCGAGGACGGCATCGAACGTCTCCACGTCTGGCCCCAGGGCGTGGACACCATGCGTTTCCACCCGAAGAAACGCTCGGAGAAGTGGCGCTACAAGCTCTCAGGCGGGCGTCCTGATGCCCCGGTCTTGCTCTACGTCGGCCGGCTTGGACGCGAGAAGAGCATCGGCAGCCTGAAGGAGGTTTTGCGAGCCCTGCCTGGGGCGCGGCTCGCCCTCGTGGGAGACGGTCCGGCCCGCGGAGAGCTGGAGGAGGAGTTCGCGGGAATGCCGGCGGTGTTCACCGGCACGCGGCGTGGGGAGGAGCTCACCGCCGCCTACGCCTCGGCCGACGCCCTGGTATTTCCGTCGACGACGGAGACGCTTGGCCTGGCGATGCTCGAGGCGCTCTCGTCCGGCCTGCCCGTCATCGCCGCGCGGGCCGGGGCCTCGCACGAGGTCGTCACGGACGGCGAGAGCGGATTGCTTTATGAGCCGGGTGATTCGGCCTCGCTCGTCGCGGCGTGCCGCCGGGTTCTGTCCGACGCGGACTTGCGCGCCCGGCTGGGCGAAGGGGCCAGGGCTACCGCCGACAACAAAGACTGGGAGGCGGCCACGCGGGCGCTGCGGGGGTACTATGAGATGGCGCTGGCGGACGGGTGA